From Desulfobulbaceae bacterium, one genomic window encodes:
- the fliD gene encoding flagellar filament capping protein FliD, producing DGISYQRSTNSFNDVIAGVTINIKGEGKATVSVQSNDEELKEKITAFVDAYNEVYQEVKVQSSYNSETGKFGTLSSTTLRGLPYELQGLMSSFAKGDSSKEVQSMIDLGMEFERDGTLTINQETLASVISNSADKVKLFFIGDSDNEVEGFADRVNSRLRTLISTGGIVEAEKTAAQSRIDDLQQYIEDQTARLDKRYDQLTKQFVALDKFMNQMTSMSAFLSGQFDSLANNWGTNNK from the coding sequence TAGACGGGATCTCATATCAGAGATCAACTAACTCATTCAATGATGTTATTGCCGGAGTTACCATAAATATTAAAGGTGAAGGGAAAGCAACAGTATCGGTTCAAAGTAATGATGAAGAGTTAAAAGAAAAGATTACTGCCTTTGTCGATGCCTATAACGAGGTCTATCAGGAGGTAAAGGTTCAGTCGTCTTATAACTCTGAAACTGGCAAATTTGGTACCCTATCCAGCACAACATTACGGGGTTTGCCTTATGAACTCCAAGGGCTTATGTCGTCCTTTGCTAAGGGTGATAGCTCAAAGGAGGTCCAGAGTATGATTGATCTGGGCATGGAGTTTGAGAGGGACGGTACATTAACAATCAATCAGGAAACATTAGCATCGGTAATAAGCAACTCTGCGGACAAGGTTAAGCTTTTCTTTATAGGTGATTCCGATAATGAAGTCGAAGGATTTGCCGATAGGGTTAATAGCCGACTGAGAACATTGATCAGCACTGGTGGAATTGTTGAAGCCGAGAAAACTGCTGCTCAGAGTCGGATTGATGATCTGCAGCAATATATTGAAGATCAAACCGCTCGTCTGGATAAACGCTACGATCAGCTGACTAAGCAGTTTGTTGCGCTTGATAAGTTTATGAATCAGATGACTTCAATGTCTGCATTTTTAAGCGGTCAATTTGACAGTTTGGCAAATAATTGGGGAACGAATAATAAATGA
- a CDS encoding flagellar protein FliS — MHAARVRTAYQKSEAKTEIHQVKLIHLMYERVLPHLELVEQGLLQKDVKLRGENLSKAIALISELNAAIKNDDNSEAAEFLKGLYSAILVELPKVGISQNVETVRQASRYIQKLKSVWEETALKEAGFVKDANGDLLRAKDEHIAKIQQSGEVKRPEKKVYSATSKFKAAKPTAESMMGIMSVSI, encoded by the coding sequence ATGCATGCAGCGCGGGTTCGTACAGCCTATCAGAAGAGTGAGGCGAAAACAGAAATACATCAAGTGAAACTTATTCATTTGATGTATGAACGAGTTTTACCGCACCTGGAGTTAGTAGAACAAGGCTTGTTGCAAAAAGATGTAAAGCTTCGAGGCGAGAATTTAAGTAAGGCGATTGCACTTATCTCGGAGCTGAACGCTGCGATTAAAAATGATGATAATTCTGAAGCTGCTGAGTTTCTCAAAGGTTTGTATTCAGCAATTCTAGTGGAGTTGCCTAAGGTTGGTATTTCTCAGAATGTTGAAACGGTCAGGCAGGCATCGAGATATATACAGAAGTTGAAGTCCGTTTGGGAGGAGACCGCGCTGAAGGAAGCTGGGTTTGTTAAAGATGCCAACGGTGATCTATTAAGAGCCAAGGACGAACATATTGCCAAGATCCAGCAGAGCGGTGAAGTGAAAAGGCCGGAGAAAAAAGTTTACTCTGCCACAAGCAAATTTAAAGCAGCGAAGCCGACGGCAGAAAGCATGATGGGTATAATGTCGGTATCAATTTAG
- a CDS encoding flagellar protein FlaG, which produces MEVGANTDVRGYGNQANQTAVPVVEKEDRTRPQVQPVKGDTNSGKVALNEQALHGRGKEKQAKKMSSEDLESVMAEVQQRLDAIGGNLRLGLQQYKETNDIIVEVRDKSSDKVVKQFPSEELLTLKSKLKDLVGLLVDESA; this is translated from the coding sequence ATGGAAGTTGGCGCAAACACGGATGTTAGAGGGTATGGGAACCAGGCGAACCAGACAGCAGTACCTGTTGTAGAGAAAGAGGACAGAACCCGTCCGCAGGTACAGCCAGTGAAAGGGGACACAAATTCAGGCAAGGTTGCTCTTAATGAGCAGGCATTGCACGGCCGAGGAAAAGAAAAGCAGGCCAAGAAGATGTCTTCCGAGGATCTGGAGAGTGTCATGGCCGAGGTTCAACAACGGCTTGACGCGATTGGCGGCAATCTTAGACTTGGTCTACAGCAGTACAAGGAGACCAATGATATTATCGTGGAGGTCAGGGACAAAAGCAGTGATAAGGTGGTTAAGCAGTTTCCATCGGAAGAGCTGTTGACTCTCAAATCCAAGCTCAAGGATTTAGTCGGTCTTCTTGTTGACGAGAGCGCTTAG
- the sat gene encoding sulfate adenylyltransferase: MSKLVAPHGGKGLVCCLLHGSELAAEQEKAAGLKKIQISARAKGDLIMMGIGGFSPLNGFMGQADWKSVCENYTLADGTFWPVPVTLDCDKADADAIKIGDEIALENKGTIFATMKVTEKHEMSDADKKWECEKVFKGEGEESQGDNFWKIAPADHPGVIMVMNQKAVNLAGPVKVLSEGEYPEQYKGVYLTPAETRAIFEERGWSNVAALQLRNPMHRSHEFLAKIAIEVCDGVLIHSLIGNLKAGDIPADVRVKAIDILIQHHFVKDNVVNAGYPLDMRYAGPREALLHATFRQNYGINKMIIGRDHAGVGDFYGLFEAQTIFSKIPTNGGPGKALICEPLKIDWTFYCKECDGMASLRTCPHDKASRVILSGTKLRKALSEGAEVVDHFGREEVLTHLRKYYAGLTEKVEVKMQGAASGSKM; this comes from the coding sequence ATGTCAAAATTAGTTGCACCACACGGCGGTAAAGGTTTGGTTTGTTGCCTTCTTCATGGCAGTGAGCTTGCGGCAGAACAAGAGAAAGCAGCTGGATTGAAAAAAATTCAGATCAGTGCTCGTGCAAAAGGCGACTTGATCATGATGGGTATCGGTGGTTTTAGCCCACTGAACGGCTTCATGGGTCAGGCTGACTGGAAGAGCGTTTGCGAGAACTACACACTGGCTGATGGTACTTTTTGGCCTGTTCCTGTTACTTTGGATTGCGACAAAGCTGACGCTGACGCGATCAAAATTGGTGACGAGATTGCCCTTGAGAATAAAGGTACAATCTTCGCAACCATGAAAGTCACCGAAAAACACGAAATGAGTGACGCTGACAAAAAATGGGAATGTGAAAAAGTTTTCAAGGGTGAAGGCGAAGAATCTCAGGGCGACAATTTCTGGAAGATCGCTCCAGCAGATCATCCTGGTGTAATTATGGTTATGAACCAGAAGGCAGTTAACCTTGCTGGTCCTGTTAAAGTTCTCTCAGAGGGTGAGTACCCAGAGCAGTACAAAGGCGTTTACCTTACTCCTGCAGAAACCCGTGCAATATTCGAAGAACGTGGTTGGTCAAATGTTGCAGCCCTTCAGCTTCGTAACCCAATGCATCGTTCCCATGAGTTCCTTGCCAAAATCGCAATCGAAGTCTGTGATGGCGTGTTGATTCACTCACTCATCGGTAACCTTAAGGCCGGCGATATTCCTGCTGACGTTCGCGTTAAAGCGATTGATATCCTTATTCAGCACCACTTCGTTAAAGACAATGTTGTTAACGCTGGGTATCCGCTTGATATGCGTTACGCTGGTCCTCGTGAGGCTCTGCTTCACGCGACCTTCCGTCAGAACTACGGCATCAACAAAATGATCATTGGTCGTGACCATGCTGGTGTTGGTGACTTCTACGGTCTATTTGAAGCACAGACAATCTTCAGCAAGATTCCTACCAATGGTGGACCTGGTAAAGCACTTATCTGCGAGCCTTTGAAAATCGACTGGACATTCTACTGTAAAGAGTGTGATGGTATGGCTTCTCTTCGAACATGTCCACATGACAAAGCAAGCCGCGTTATTCTCTCTGGCACCAAGCTGAGAAAAGCACTCTCTGAGGGCGCTGAGGTTGTTGATCACTTTGGTCGTGAAGAGGTTCTGACTCACCTTCGTAAATACTATGCAGGTTTGACTGAGAAAGTTGAGGTTAAAATGCAGGGTGCTGCTTCTGGTAGTAAAATGTAA
- the aroB gene encoding 3-dehydroquinate synthase, translated as MVQLQVGLGDRSYPISISNGLLSGIGADLKARKIAKRFVVVSDATVAGLYGDQIVKSLSEAGFSPELVTFPAGEASKTMATVAMLASRLAQLGVDRKDGLLALGGGVTGDITGFLAASYMRGINFVQVPTTLLAQVDSSVGGKTGVDIPEGKNLVGAFYQPKAVYIDSLVLNSLPAGELLNGIAEVIKYGVIYDRAFFDYLDENRQLILALDLAVIEHVISKSCSIKADVVGKDEKESDLRRILNFGHTIGHAVEADSNYELGHGLAVAIGMVAACRLARMKKIFSAADAEKVEKLIAAFGLATEIPAGRDPGRLKGYLQTDKKTVAGKPFFVLPTQIGKVIITSDVDEKLVDLVLSPSR; from the coding sequence TTGGTTCAACTACAGGTAGGGCTTGGCGATAGGTCGTATCCAATTAGTATCAGTAATGGTCTGCTTTCTGGCATTGGAGCAGACTTAAAAGCGCGCAAGATCGCCAAACGGTTCGTTGTTGTGTCGGACGCCACGGTTGCTGGTTTGTATGGTGACCAGATTGTTAAATCGTTGTCTGAGGCTGGATTTTCTCCAGAACTTGTGACGTTTCCTGCTGGAGAGGCAAGTAAAACCATGGCAACAGTCGCTATGCTGGCTAGCCGGCTGGCACAGTTAGGCGTTGATAGAAAGGATGGTTTGCTTGCCCTCGGAGGTGGTGTTACTGGTGATATTACAGGTTTTCTGGCGGCATCCTATATGCGGGGCATTAACTTTGTGCAGGTGCCAACGACGCTTCTAGCTCAGGTTGATAGTTCTGTGGGCGGTAAAACTGGAGTTGATATACCCGAGGGTAAAAACCTGGTCGGCGCTTTCTATCAGCCCAAGGCCGTTTATATAGATAGTCTGGTCTTGAACTCTTTACCGGCTGGCGAGTTATTAAATGGTATTGCCGAAGTGATTAAGTATGGTGTTATTTATGATCGAGCATTTTTTGATTACCTGGATGAAAATCGTCAGCTGATTCTGGCTTTGGATTTAGCAGTGATAGAGCACGTCATCAGCAAAAGTTGTTCGATAAAGGCAGATGTCGTTGGCAAGGATGAAAAAGAGTCGGACTTGCGCCGAATTTTGAACTTTGGGCACACAATCGGGCATGCGGTTGAGGCGGATTCTAATTACGAACTTGGACATGGATTGGCTGTTGCAATTGGTATGGTGGCTGCGTGCCGACTGGCGCGAATGAAGAAAATTTTCAGTGCAGCTGATGCCGAAAAAGTTGAGAAGTTGATTGCCGCCTTTGGTTTAGCAACTGAGATTCCCGCCGGCAGAGATCCTGGCAGATTAAAAGGCTATCTTCAAACAGACAAAAAAACCGTTGCCGGAAAGCCGTTTTTTGTTCTTCCCACCCAAATTGGAAAAGTCATTATCACCAGCGATGTTGATGAAAAACTTGTTGATCTGGTGCTCAGCCCAAGTCGATAG